The nucleotide window GATCCTGTTCGCCATCTTTTTGACCGGCACACTGACCGTCTTCGACAAGGAAATCACCTATTGGATGAAGCCGGAATTACATGGGATCAGAACCTCGCCTATCAATCTCCAGGCCGCTACGGATCAACTTGCCCGACTCGCGCCGCGAGCGGATGAATGGTGGATCGAACTTCCCCATGCCAGGACGCCGGAATTGACGATCTCCTGGCAGAATCCGGGAGAGGAGCAAGAGCAACGGAAGCTCGATCCGGCGACCGGGCAGATCGTGACGGTCCGTGAGACGCAAGGGGGTGAATTTTTCTATCGGTTCCACTATCAGCTGCATTTGGACCAACTCGGGACTTGGATTGTCGGCGGTGCCGCGATGGTGATGCTGGCGGTCCTCGTTACCGGCATTGTGATTCATCATCGGATCTTTAAGGACTTCTTCACGTTCCGACCCGAGGCATCCTTTCACCGATCATGGCTTGATGCTCACAATGCCACAGGCGTCCTGATATTGCCGTTCCACTTTGTGATCACATTCACGGGACTCGTCATCTTCTGGATGATCTATATGCCGGCAGGAGTGGACCTGTTCTACGGCGGTGACTTCGACAAGATGCTGCAGGAGGTAGAGCAGCGTGTCCACCCCCAGCGCGCGGGTATTCCGGCTCCGTTGATCTCACTTGCCGCGCTCGAACAGCAAGCGAAGACCTACTGGGGCGGAGGCGTCACCGAGGAGATCCACGTGAGGCATCCAGGAGATCTGCATGCCCAGGTGGAGGTCGTACGCCGCGCAGACGATCGTGTGGACTTGATCTCCGATCGCGTGACGTTCGACGGAGCCACCGGAAAAGTGCTCAACGTGTGGAAGGGGAAGGGCTCCGCCTTCGTGACCTATTCGGTGCTCTTGGGACTTCATTATCTATGGTTTGATCACGCCATGATTCGGTGGCTATATTTTTTCATGGGGCTGACCGGGAGCATCATGATTGCGTCGGGGCTGCTCCTATGGGTCATCAAACGGAAGGACCGTCATGCCTGGGATGCTGTCGGATACCAAATTGTCGAGTCGCTGAATGTTGCCGTGGTCGCAGGATTGCCGGTCGCGATCGCCGCGTTCTTTTGGGCTAATCGGTTATGGCCTCTTAACGTACCGGAACGAGCGATGTGGGAAATGAACACGTTCTTTTTCCTATGGGCTTTATGCGTCGCGCACGGATTCCTCAGAAAAGGTTGCCTATGGGCATGGAAGGAACAAGTAGGCGCGGCCGCCACCCTGTTTGCGCTCCTGCCGCTGTTGAATGTGGGGACGACTGGCGATCATCTGTTGGTCTCGCTCCCGGTCGGCAATTGGCGATTGGCAGGCATCGATTTGACCTGTCTTGGAGTCGGGGGGCTCTTGTACTGGATTGCATGGCGTGTCGGGCGTCCTGCCGTGCCCGAGTCGCACGCGACATCAGCCCCGATCGTTGAAGCAGGTTAGGAATGAGGGCGGTGGAAATCGCACTGTGCTACAACGGCTTGCTGGCACTGTGCTTGGCGACGCCCAAGCACTATCGACAACTTTTCTCCCATATGCCTACGGACGTCTCTCGGTGGGCTTTCAGAACCGCCGGCTGGTTGGCGGTGGCCGCTTCATTCTTCTCCGCAGTCGGTTCAAACGGCTGGTCCTTTGGTCCGATAGAATGGGTAGGGATGATCGGTGTGACAGGACTGGCGCTGATTTTCCTATGGCCGTTCCGGCCCCGAGCGGCGACGATCCTAGGCGGCTTTGTCCTTCTGATGGCTTTGGCCGGCAAAGCGAGTTGATCTCCAACCCGCGCGCTATCACCCCCACGGTATCAAAGTCCCCTTGGTCGCTGGGCGCTGGTTTCCATCTTGCGGGTGGGGCTAGACAGCCCCACGGTGCCTTGCTATAATAAATTCTGATAGTGTTTCTCAATATCATAGCTAGCCGCTTTTCGAGGCCAACGTCTTCCGGGACAGAGCCCACGGCATCAAGAGATGCGCGTGGGTTTTTTATGCTGCAACCTGAGGCTGAGATGATAAATCTGACCTGCGACGAGATTGAGCGTTTGTTCTACCAACACCGATTCGAGCTGACTAGGCGCCTGTGCCGAATGGTGCGATGTGAGCAAACCGCCGCTGATTTAGCGCAGGAGACCTATCTGCGCCTGGTCAATCTAGGGCAGACGACATCTGTCACCTATCCACGAGCATTGCTGTTCCGAACCGCTACGAATCTTGCTATCGATTATCTTCGCAAGGGGAAGTCGGAGCGGCAGAGCGGTGAAACATTGGATCACGCGGCGGATGTCCCGTCCAGCGCGCCTTCGGCGGAGCGAGCCATGTATGACAAACAACGGCTTCGCGTGTTTTCCCGGGCGATCGACTCGCTTCCGCACCGCTCTCGCGAGGCTTTTCTTCTCCACCGAGTCCACGATCGCCCGTATCGAGACATCGCGTCCTATCTTGGTGTGTCGGAGAGCGCAGTAGAAAAGCTCATCATGCGGGCTCTCCTGCATTGCCGGACATTCCTGCGAGAAAACGATGCAGACTGACATGAGGGGCTGGCACAGGTATTCGTCTGACGATATACTCGGGCGGTTCCTCAGGCTCCGGCAGGGTCTGAACGTGGCGCGCTGCAGGCATGACACCATCGGACTCCGATTCCGACATAGACTCTTCGTCCGGCATCGGCAGAACTCTCGAAGAACAAGCTATAGCTTGGTTTGTTCGGCTGCGGTCTGACACCCTTCCAGAAGAGGATCGCCGGGCATTCGAGTCCTGGCGTCGGCAAAATCCCGCTCATGCGCTTGCCTTTGATGAAGTCTGCCGGCTTTGGGATGATCCGTCGCTGAAAGCCGCTGCAGCATCAGCGGCCGCTGTGGAAGCGCTCTTGCCCTTGACACAGCGTCGGACCTCCGCACGAACGAGACGGATTTGGCATTGGGGTGCGCTCGCCACCGCCTGCGCAGTAGCGATCGTTGTGGCGTATCAGTTGGATATTGTCGTCCGGCTGAAGGCTGACCACCGGACTGCCACAGGCGAACAGCTTCAGATCGAACTCCCTGATCGCTCCACGGCTACCCTGAATACCAAGAGTGCCATTGCCGTCAACTTCGACGGGATGGCCCGCAAAGTTCGGTTACTCGATGGAGAAGCCTTTTTTCAGGTCGAACCGGATCAGGACCGGCCGTTTTTGGTCGAAGGACAGCAGATCGTCTCCCGAGCTGTAAGTACCAAGTTTCTCGTGCGTCGGCAGTCGGATGAAATTCGCGTCACCGTCGTAGAGGGGATCGTCGAGTTGGCTTCGACCGAGGGTGGATGGGAACCTATTCAATTGACGGCCGGTCAACAGACCGCTGTCGACAGTCACGTGATGGGACCCATCCGCCAGGTCGATGTGCAGGCCGCGACCGCCTGGCTGCGCGGGCGTCTTATGTTTGAGAATGTCCGGCTCGCAGAGGTCATCGATGAGATCCGTCGATACCACCGTGGGGTGATCGTGATCTGGGGTCCAACTCTTGGAGATATGAGGGTAAGCGGAAGCTATACCCTTACTGATCCTGACGAGATTCTCGCTACCCTGGCCCAGACCCTTCCGATACACATGGCTCATCTCGGGAGTCGAGTCGTCGCTCTTTTCTAGGCCTTCCCACCACAAAAAATTGCAGGCGACGTGAGGGACCCCTTTCGTATTCCGTCATATGGGGGCGGTCGGTTAGTGTGCTGCATTTTTCACTAGATACGGACTTATCTTCTGCGGAGAGGAAATATGACGAATCCAGCTGGCAACGTCGCGCGGAAAGGGTGTCGGCATCCGCGGGTTGCTCGCTCCTGCCTGATTTTGATCCTGGCCTTGGGAACGTGGCCGCAATTTGCGCAGGCGGTCTCATCCGGCTCTGCGCAGGCGGTCCCCATGTCGTTCAACATACCTCCACAACCACTAAGCTCAGCATTGAACTCGTTTGCTGAGACATCCGGGGTCCAAGTGAGCTACCCGTCACAGTTGGCGGCGGAGGCGACCACCGCGGGCGTGAGCGGGACGTATACGCCGGACGCGGCGTTACGAACACTTCTCGTCGGCACGGGAGTGACCTATCAGTATACGAATGCCGCGACCATCACTCTGGTTCAGGCCTCTCCGGAGGCCGTACCGCTGGAAGGTCAGGATCAGCCCGTACAGCCTGAGCCTCAACCGGAAGCCTTCGATTTGGCGGAGTCCAAGCCGGTCAAGGTGCCGGAGGTGATTGTCAAGGAGGCGAAGGAACGGAGCGATTCCTATACGACCGATGAGGTGACGACGGCGACCCGTCTTCCCGTCCCCGTTCAAGATCTTCCTCGTTCTGTGGAGACGGTTACGAGACAGGTCCTGGACGATCAGAAATTGATTCGCATGAACGATGCGCTTCGCAATGTCAGCGGAACCTCGATGCCCAGCACGCAGGGCGGTCGAGCTGGTGATTTCATGATACGTGGATTCCAAAGCGACACCAACGTGTTCAAGAACGGGTTCAGGGAAGACAGCACGTTTGCAGCGCGTGCAGCCCGAGATGTGGCCAACATCGAAAGCATCGAGGTCGTCAAGGGACCTCCCTCCTATTTGTTCGGCCGGGCTGACCCAGGCGGCATCATCAACCAGACCACGAAAAATCCCCTCCGTCACAACTATTACTCCGGGGAAATGATCATCGGCAGCTACAATTTGTACCGCCCGAACATCGATATCGGTGGTCCAATTAACGAGAACAAGACGTTGACCTACCGGTTCAACGGTGTCTATGAAAATGCCGAGAGCTATCGTCAAGGCGTCAAGACCGAGCGGCTTTTTCTTACGCC belongs to Nitrospira sp. and includes:
- a CDS encoding PepSY-associated TM helix domain-containing protein yields the protein MKESFKQSMDWLHTWGGLLFGWILFAIFLTGTLTVFDKEITYWMKPELHGIRTSPINLQAATDQLARLAPRADEWWIELPHARTPELTISWQNPGEEQEQRKLDPATGQIVTVRETQGGEFFYRFHYQLHLDQLGTWIVGGAAMVMLAVLVTGIVIHHRIFKDFFTFRPEASFHRSWLDAHNATGVLILPFHFVITFTGLVIFWMIYMPAGVDLFYGGDFDKMLQEVEQRVHPQRAGIPAPLISLAALEQQAKTYWGGGVTEEIHVRHPGDLHAQVEVVRRADDRVDLISDRVTFDGATGKVLNVWKGKGSAFVTYSVLLGLHYLWFDHAMIRWLYFFMGLTGSIMIASGLLLWVIKRKDRHAWDAVGYQIVESLNVAVVAGLPVAIAAFFWANRLWPLNVPERAMWEMNTFFFLWALCVAHGFLRKGCLWAWKEQVGAAATLFALLPLLNVGTTGDHLLVSLPVGNWRLAGIDLTCLGVGGLLYWIAWRVGRPAVPESHATSAPIVEAG
- a CDS encoding DUF3325 domain-containing protein; translated protein: MEIALCYNGLLALCLATPKHYRQLFSHMPTDVSRWAFRTAGWLAVAASFFSAVGSNGWSFGPIEWVGMIGVTGLALIFLWPFRPRAATILGGFVLLMALAGKAS
- a CDS encoding RNA polymerase sigma factor, with the translated sequence MINLTCDEIERLFYQHRFELTRRLCRMVRCEQTAADLAQETYLRLVNLGQTTSVTYPRALLFRTATNLAIDYLRKGKSERQSGETLDHAADVPSSAPSAERAMYDKQRLRVFSRAIDSLPHRSREAFLLHRVHDRPYRDIASYLGVSESAVEKLIMRALLHCRTFLRENDAD
- a CDS encoding FecR domain-containing protein produces the protein MPLTQRRTSARTRRIWHWGALATACAVAIVVAYQLDIVVRLKADHRTATGEQLQIELPDRSTATLNTKSAIAVNFDGMARKVRLLDGEAFFQVEPDQDRPFLVEGQQIVSRAVSTKFLVRRQSDEIRVTVVEGIVELASTEGGWEPIQLTAGQQTAVDSHVMGPIRQVDVQAATAWLRGRLMFENVRLAEVIDEIRRYHRGVIVIWGPTLGDMRVSGSYTLTDPDEILATLAQTLPIHMAHLGSRVVALF